The following are encoded in a window of Desulfolucanica intricata genomic DNA:
- the yajC gene encoding preprotein translocase subunit YajC, producing the protein MNGQVASLLYILALFALMYFLLIRPQQKRQKQHQQMIKNLSVNDSIVTAGGIYGKIVKIKDDSLIVRVADNVRIEILKTAVGQVLKSNSNEQKEKETKEE; encoded by the coding sequence ATGAATGGTCAAGTCGCGTCACTTTTATACATATTGGCATTATTTGCCTTAATGTATTTTTTGCTTATTCGGCCTCAGCAGAAGCGGCAAAAACAGCATCAGCAAATGATTAAAAACCTTTCAGTCAATGATTCTATTGTTACTGCCGGGGGGATATATGGCAAGATTGTAAAAATCAAGGATGATTCTTTAATTGTAAGGGTAGCCGATAATGTTAGAATAGAGATTTTAAAGACTGCCGTTGGTCAGGTTCTCAAAAGTAACAGCAATGAGCAGAAGGAAAAAGAAACAAAGGAAGAGTAG
- a CDS encoding HD domain-containing protein codes for MVTLEDVKSHPVVDSFIRKGNEFLGVMGFTEHSYRHINLVSTIAKNILERLGYSQRESELAAIAGYLHDVGNVVSRNDHGISGAQIAYPILMELGMHPDEVAIVISAIANHEEQYGQPVNNVAAALIIADKSDVHRSRVRNQDFATFDIHDRVNYAVEHAYIWVDEERRAVTMDITIDINICPVIEYFEIFLERMMLCRRAANFLKCNFELVVNGSRLL; via the coding sequence TTGGTAACGTTAGAAGATGTGAAGAGCCATCCGGTAGTTGACAGTTTCATTCGTAAAGGTAACGAGTTTCTTGGTGTTATGGGATTCACCGAACACAGTTACCGGCATATCAACCTTGTGTCTACTATTGCCAAAAACATTTTAGAAAGATTGGGGTATTCCCAGAGGGAATCTGAACTGGCCGCCATTGCCGGCTACCTTCATGACGTGGGTAATGTGGTTAGCCGCAATGATCACGGCATCTCCGGTGCACAGATTGCTTATCCGATTTTAATGGAGTTGGGTATGCACCCGGATGAGGTAGCCATAGTAATATCCGCTATTGCCAACCATGAGGAACAGTACGGTCAACCGGTAAACAATGTGGCTGCAGCCTTGATTATAGCTGATAAATCCGATGTTCACCGATCTCGGGTACGTAATCAGGACTTTGCAACTTTTGATATTCACGACCGTGTAAACTATGCTGTAGAACATGCCTATATTTGGGTAGATGAAGAGCGCAGGGCGGTAACCATGGATATAACCATTGATATCAATATTTGTCCGGTGATAGAGTATTTTGAAATCTTTTTGGAGCGGATGATGCTTTGCAGGCGGGCGGCTAATTTTCTGAAATGTAATTTTGAGTTGGTGGTGAACGGG